The Candidatus Woesearchaeota archaeon genome segment AGCCCTTATAGCTCATTACCGCAAGCACTATATTCTGGCCGGCGGGATGCTCGTCGTATTCCCATATGTTGTGCATGATGGAATGTACGACAGGGCGCTGGGGATAGTGGAGTATGTTGACATCCATATCCAGCCTTACAGCATAGTTTGCTGCATAGAAGCCGATTGCCTGCTTCTGGTTTTTTGTGCCAGCATTGAGCCTTGTGCTCTGGTTGAAGTTTCCGTAAGGAACGAGGGAAGCTGCAAGCCCAAGCATGCTTAAAGGAGAAATCTCTAAATGGGTGTGCTCGGGAGTCAGTTCGTCATGGAAAAAAGCCACCAAGCAGTTCTCTTCCTCATTAGCGTCTATATACTCGATAATGCCCTGCTTTACAAGATCTGTCCAGGACATTTCATTGTTCTCGAGCTTTTTTATGTGCTCTTCTGTAAGAACTGGCCTGCCCTCTTTTACGATTATCAGCGGCCTTTGCGTCCTGCCTTTCTGCGTTTCTATGTATATATCCCTTGTGGTCTCATGAAGGAACACGTTCATGTTAGTGGGAAAATTCCCTTTTCTTCTCTCTCCCTTAATCTGGGAGGCGAATTCTTCAGGATTTTCTATCCCGCCTATGAGTTTGCTGTTCATGTAGACTTCTTTCATTCTTTCACCAGGGAGTTTTCATTCCGAAATTTTTAAGAGATTTTATGATGCTTTCTTCATTGCTGTCCTTAGACACGTTAGCTAAAAGGGAAAGGTTTTTTCTAAGCCCTATGTTGGTTCCTTCGGGGGTTTCTATCGGGCACAGCCTTCCCAGATGGGTTGAGTGCAGCGCCCTTGCCTCGAAATTTTCCTGGGATGCGCTCAGCGGGGAGACTACCCTCTGCAGATGCGAAAATGTCTCCAGAAAATTCAGGCGCTGTATTCTCTGGCATACTCCCTTCCTGCCGCCGACCCAGTTGCCTGTCGCCATCGCGGAGTCTATCCTCTGTGTCAGAAGCTTTTCCCTTATTATTGCCTTAATAGACGGGAATTTTCCCCGCTTTACGATCCTCTGAAAATTGTAAAGAAGATCCCCGACCAGAACTTTGAAATTAACACGAAGCAAATCAGCCAGCAGGTCGCCGCTCAGCTTAAGCTTCTTGTTCATGTAATGGTCCTTGTCATCTATGGGCAGCTCACTGCTGCTTACCATTATATATTTTTTAATAAATTTGCACAGGTTATATGCCTTGTAGATCCTGTCCTTCGGCTCAATGCCAAGATGGGGCAGCAGGTACTTGTCCAGTATCTCTTTTGTCCTTTCCACCCTTATCTCCTTGGTCTGGGTAATGCCTATCTTTCTGGCGATCCTGTCGATAGCCTCTTCCTCGTCTTTTATATCGACGAACTGGTAGAGATTGACCAGCACTTCGTCGTATTGCTTATCTGAGCTTATGAATTTCATGATTTCTTCGTCCTTAAGAAGGCCGAGAGCTTTTATTGCTATGATTATAGGTATTCTCTTCACCCTTGTGAAAGTGAGGTAAAATATCCCGTCGCTAAGCTTCTCTAAAGTGTGTGGTATCTTGAACGAGCCCCTTTCCGAGAATAATTTTCCCATATACTTGCTCGGCCCGGAGGAAGGCTTTTCAACCAGCATCCTGTTTGGAGCCAGGTCTTCTATGTGTACGAGGACTTTTTCTGTCCCATTGATTATGAAATAACCCCCCGGGTCTTCGGGGTCTTCGCTTTTCTGGATAAGCTCCTCCCTGTTCAGCTTGGAGAGGTGGCAGTTGCTGCTCTTGAGCATTATAGGCAGGTTGCCTATCTGGGTTGTGAGGGATTCGCGCTGTACATCGTTAATGTGGGCGCTTACCTCAACATACATGGGGGCGGCGTAGGATATCTTTCTCAGCCTGGCTTCTGAAGGATAAATATTCCTCTTTGAGCCGTCTGCTTCGGTTATCTCGGGCTTTGTAACCCATATCTTGTCGAATTTGATCTTGAAAGTGTCTATGTTCTGCGGAATTATTGTGGGCTCTATGTACCTGTTTTCGTTTATAATGTTGTTTATTTCCTTATCTATAAGATTGTTAAATGACTCTATGTCAGACTTAACAAAGCTGTGTGCCTTGAAATAGCTTTCTACCAATTGTTTTCCGTAATTATACATTTACTACGCACCTATAGAATATTGACTCTCCTGCTGTAGGGCTTTGCCTTGTGATTTTTATGATGTCCCCTATCTTCACGTCTAAATCCTTGATTCCCGGATCTGTTCTTTTGATAGACGGCAGGTCGAATACAGTGATATTATACTTATCAAGCAGCTCTTTCTTTTCCTTTTCACTCACTTTAGAATGTTTAGGAACCAGGATGTGTTTTTTTATGTCGAATTTTGCCATTTTTGTCTCTTTTGTTCGAAGTGGAATGGGCCGTAGTGATTCCCACATAAGGGCAGTCTGCCCTTATCAACCCTCAAAGCTTCTCACTCCGTTCGAAGTGGAATGGGCCGTATGGGATTCGAACCCACGACCCCCTGATTACTTCATAAGCATGCTATGGGGCACCGCTTTGAAATAAAAGTCAGGTGCTCTAGTTGCCCGCGAGCTTGCTTTGCTGCAAGCAGGCACCAGGCTGAGCTAACGGCCCGTTTGAATAAAAACGCCCCGGCCGGGACTTTCAGCCTGGCGATGGCGCCAAGTTATTGAACCCGGGTCGGAGCCTATCTGTGTAAGCTCGACAGGGCTCCATGATAGGCCACTACACTACCAGGGCATAATTCTGCTTGGGAGACTGAGTGCAGCGAGTGTCCCCCCACTTTTGCCAGCTTTTTGAAAAAGCCAGGGTGCTACACCACCAGG includes the following:
- a CDS encoding DNA-directed RNA polymerase subunit H — its product is MAKFDIKKHILVPKHSKVSEKEKKELLDKYNITVFDLPSIKRTDPGIKDLDVKIGDIIKITRQSPTAGESIFYRCVVNV
- a CDS encoding DNA-directed RNA polymerase subunit B'', producing MYNYGKQLVESYFKAHSFVKSDIESFNNLIDKEINNIINENRYIEPTIIPQNIDTFKIKFDKIWVTKPEITEADGSKRNIYPSEARLRKISYAAPMYVEVSAHINDVQRESLTTQIGNLPIMLKSSNCHLSKLNREELIQKSEDPEDPGGYFIINGTEKVLVHIEDLAPNRMLVEKPSSGPSKYMGKLFSERGSFKIPHTLEKLSDGIFYLTFTRVKRIPIIIAIKALGLLKDEEIMKFISSDKQYDEVLVNLYQFVDIKDEEEAIDRIARKIGITQTKEIRVERTKEILDKYLLPHLGIEPKDRIYKAYNLCKFIKKYIMVSSSELPIDDKDHYMNKKLKLSGDLLADLLRVNFKVLVGDLLYNFQRIVKRGKFPSIKAIIREKLLTQRIDSAMATGNWVGGRKGVCQRIQRLNFLETFSHLQRVVSPLSASQENFEARALHSTHLGRLCPIETPEGTNIGLRKNLSLLANVSKDSNEESIIKSLKNFGMKTPW